Proteins from a single region of Sediminitomix flava:
- a CDS encoding DUF3857 domain-containing protein, translating into MKSYFILFIACFLAVQSIAQEKFAYPVKDIPTELVENAEVVTREEKEVFNIKALDNIEEKVTKAYTIFTKRQEDYAYIVIGYDSFTDIDYIKAAIYDKNGKLVKKLKKSDIQDLSASGSAFKTDNRVKIADMRYGVYPYTIWIQHKTIQKQSFNAPRWSPIYSEKHSVQQSSLEVHSFSKELINYFERNLKENQKLNLTQIEDTFTFKWEMNNQPCIERERLSRFEDIFPSVSLSFTEFKMQGTQGKQDSWQNFGKWKYNLLLDRNELPESVKQEVHEIADKHNNDYDKAKALYEYMQNKVRYVNVSLGIGGWQPQQPAWVEENGFGDCKALTNYLRVALKEIGIESLYTSVRAGEGKSDINEEMPSQQFNHVFLCIPLESDTVWAECTSQKGPFNYHGTFTNDRQVLIHNQDGGKLVRTPKYKSTDNQTIISAEVDLFANGNADAQFKLDLKGVPYEDIEYIYKESTDKQKEYLKEDLSIGAFEVTEIETKSKIDGEAKAQLQSKLKIRNLASKSGQRLFIPSNIFYRTTYKLRKDKNREYNFEVGSYDNEFIEKTVINLPKNVSIEFIPEENNIETIFGSYHSKITQEEGKLIFEKKEIWKKGYHDKSLYNDYVSFMNEVRKADKQKIVLVVNDTPEAKAQ; encoded by the coding sequence ATGAAAAGTTATTTTATACTGTTCATCGCTTGTTTCCTAGCCGTTCAGAGTATTGCTCAAGAAAAATTTGCCTACCCTGTAAAAGATATTCCTACAGAACTTGTTGAAAATGCAGAGGTAGTCACTAGAGAGGAAAAAGAAGTTTTCAATATCAAAGCTTTAGATAATATAGAAGAAAAGGTTACGAAGGCTTATACCATTTTCACTAAAAGGCAAGAAGATTACGCCTACATTGTTATTGGTTACGACAGCTTCACCGATATTGACTATATCAAAGCTGCGATCTATGATAAAAATGGAAAGCTCGTCAAAAAACTAAAAAAGTCAGATATTCAAGATTTAAGTGCATCTGGCTCTGCTTTCAAAACGGATAATCGAGTTAAAATAGCTGATATGAGATATGGTGTGTATCCATATACGATATGGATACAGCATAAAACTATTCAAAAACAATCATTTAATGCACCTAGGTGGTCTCCTATTTATTCAGAAAAGCATAGTGTTCAACAATCCTCATTAGAAGTTCATTCTTTTTCTAAAGAGCTTATTAATTATTTTGAACGCAATTTAAAAGAAAATCAAAAACTCAATCTAACTCAAATAGAAGATACATTTACCTTTAAATGGGAAATGAATAATCAACCTTGTATTGAAAGAGAGCGATTATCACGTTTTGAAGATATTTTCCCTTCTGTTAGTCTTTCATTTACTGAATTTAAAATGCAAGGAACTCAAGGAAAGCAAGATTCGTGGCAAAATTTTGGAAAATGGAAATACAACCTCTTGCTAGATAGGAATGAACTTCCTGAAAGTGTAAAACAAGAGGTTCATGAAATTGCTGACAAGCATAACAATGATTATGATAAAGCAAAGGCTCTTTATGAATACATGCAAAACAAAGTTCGCTATGTAAATGTATCTTTAGGAATAGGTGGATGGCAACCTCAGCAACCTGCGTGGGTAGAAGAAAATGGTTTTGGAGACTGTAAAGCTCTAACAAATTACCTTAGGGTAGCCCTAAAAGAAATAGGCATAGAATCTTTGTACACTTCTGTAAGGGCTGGTGAAGGAAAGTCTGATATCAATGAAGAAATGCCTTCTCAACAGTTTAATCATGTCTTTTTATGTATCCCTCTTGAAAGTGATACAGTTTGGGCTGAATGTACATCTCAAAAAGGCCCATTTAATTATCATGGTACCTTTACAAATGATCGACAGGTACTTATACATAATCAAGATGGTGGCAAGCTTGTTAGAACTCCAAAATATAAATCAACTGATAACCAAACAATCATTTCTGCGGAAGTTGACTTGTTTGCCAACGGAAATGCTGATGCTCAATTCAAACTTGATCTTAAAGGTGTGCCATATGAAGATATCGAGTATATCTATAAAGAAAGTACTGATAAACAAAAAGAATACTTAAAAGAAGACCTTTCGATTGGTGCATTTGAAGTCACTGAAATAGAAACAAAGTCTAAAATTGATGGAGAAGCTAAAGCACAACTTCAAAGCAAACTCAAGATTAGGAATCTTGCTTCAAAAAGCGGACAACGTCTATTTATACCTTCAAATATTTTCTACCGTACAACTTACAAACTAAGAAAGGATAAGAATAGAGAATACAATTTTGAAGTAGGGAGTTATGACAATGAATTCATTGAAAAAACAGTCATTAACTTACCAAAAAATGTAAGCATTGAGTTTATTCCTGAAGAGAATAATATCGAAACTATTTTCGGTTCTTATCATTCAAAAATAACTCAAGAAGAAGGTAAGCTGATTTTTGAGAAAAAAGAGATTTGGAAGAAAGGCTATCACGACAAATCATTGTACAATGATTATGTTTCTTTTATGAATGAAGTCCGAAAGGCTGATAAACAGAAAATTGTTTTGGTTGTTAACGATACTCCTGAAGCGAAAGCTCAATAG
- a CDS encoding aminotransferase class V-fold PLP-dependent enzyme: MISFYPGPSKVYPQVKEYMMEAMDTGILSCNHRSPEFVDLSKETIKLLKKKLDIPKNYTIFFLSSATECWEVLSESYKPLFSTHIYNGAFGEKWYLNKKKLDANAMAFEYPIHREISVNKLSKLNSSYTEAICLTPNETSNATKVSKNMMHKVRQRFKKSLIMTDVTSSLGGVDLDWLSADIWYASVQKCLGLPAGMALMICSPRAIEKALELNENKHYNSMVAMIKQMERFQTTHTPNVLNIFLLNKVMQMRDPIKRISNQTKTRMQSMQNVLQKNGYEPLIPYTRLRSDTVLAIKDNASRITEIKKKAKKEGFVLGNGYGDWKENTFRIANFPAITNDEITQLVDFLKLNA; this comes from the coding sequence ATGATTTCATTTTACCCTGGACCTTCTAAAGTGTATCCACAAGTGAAGGAGTATATGATGGAGGCAATGGATACTGGTATTCTAAGTTGTAATCACAGAAGTCCAGAGTTTGTAGATTTGTCCAAAGAGACCATAAAGCTTTTGAAAAAGAAGCTTGATATTCCTAAAAACTACACCATCTTTTTTCTCTCTTCAGCAACAGAATGTTGGGAGGTACTCTCAGAGTCGTACAAACCTTTATTCAGTACACATATTTATAATGGTGCATTTGGTGAAAAATGGTATTTAAATAAAAAGAAGTTAGATGCGAATGCTATGGCATTTGAATATCCAATTCATAGGGAAATCTCAGTAAACAAATTATCGAAGCTAAACAGTAGCTATACAGAGGCTATTTGTCTGACTCCCAATGAAACTTCCAATGCTACCAAAGTAAGTAAAAATATGATGCACAAAGTCCGTCAAAGATTTAAGAAATCTTTGATTATGACTGATGTGACTTCAAGTTTAGGAGGAGTAGATTTAGATTGGTTGAGTGCTGATATTTGGTATGCTTCAGTCCAAAAGTGTTTAGGACTTCCTGCAGGAATGGCACTTATGATTTGTTCTCCTAGGGCTATAGAGAAAGCTTTAGAGTTGAATGAAAATAAGCATTATAACAGTATGGTAGCGATGATAAAGCAGATGGAACGTTTCCAGACAACACATACGCCTAATGTTCTGAATATCTTTTTGCTGAATAAGGTAATGCAAATGCGTGATCCAATTAAGCGTATTTCAAATCAGACTAAAACACGTATGCAATCCATGCAAAACGTATTGCAAAAGAATGGTTACGAACCTTTAATCCCTTATACAAGACTTCGCTCAGATACGGTTTTAGCAATTAAAGATAACGCCTCGCGAATAACTGAGATTAAGAAGAAGGCGAAAAAAGAAGGCTTTGTTTTAGGAAATGGATATGGTGATTGGAAAGAAAATACCTTCAGAATTGCGAACTTTCCTGCCATTACGAATGATGAAATAACTCAGCTAGTAGACTTCTTAAAATTGAATGCCTAG
- a CDS encoding YheT family hydrolase: MTEPMPVFSDYEPNFLFKSGHFSTIYPYLFRQVDIKYDRERIKTQDGDFIDLDRSLVGGEYCVILAHGLEGSSQSTYALGSAKAYNAIGWDVIVTNSRGCSGEPNLLYRSYHSGFTEDLGLTIDHVASHYNYKAIVLVGFSMGGNIVLKYGGEVGANLHPNVAGLVAVSAPCDLHAASNKISTTGNILYQKRFMNSLKKKLHQKRQFEECTYSAEELDRATGFLEIDNMYTAPAHGFKDALDYWKTCSSKQFIDNIRQKTLIISAQNDPFYTEECHPVKEAEANENVKLILTKYGGHVGFPLFGEDIYWHEQQIQRFLQQIG; the protein is encoded by the coding sequence ATGACAGAACCGATGCCAGTTTTTAGTGATTACGAGCCAAATTTTCTTTTTAAATCAGGGCATTTTAGTACTATCTATCCCTATCTTTTCAGACAAGTTGATATCAAATATGATAGAGAACGAATCAAAACACAAGATGGTGATTTTATAGATCTTGATCGAAGTTTAGTAGGTGGTGAGTATTGTGTTATTTTGGCTCATGGATTGGAAGGAAGTTCACAATCGACATATGCTCTAGGTTCTGCAAAGGCTTATAATGCCATAGGCTGGGATGTAATTGTCACTAATTCTAGAGGATGTAGCGGTGAGCCTAATTTGCTTTATCGATCATACCACAGTGGTTTTACAGAGGATTTAGGACTGACAATAGATCATGTAGCTTCGCACTATAATTATAAGGCAATCGTACTTGTAGGATTTAGTATGGGAGGAAATATAGTACTGAAGTATGGAGGAGAAGTAGGTGCTAATCTTCATCCTAATGTAGCAGGATTAGTTGCGGTTTCTGCTCCTTGTGATTTGCATGCAGCCTCTAACAAAATATCTACAACAGGAAATATTCTTTATCAAAAACGTTTCATGAATTCTCTAAAAAAGAAACTTCATCAGAAACGTCAATTTGAAGAATGTACTTACTCGGCTGAAGAGCTAGATAGAGCAACAGGTTTTTTGGAAATAGATAATATGTATACAGCACCTGCTCATGGTTTTAAAGATGCTTTAGACTATTGGAAAACCTGTAGCAGTAAACAATTTATTGATAATATTCGCCAAAAGACATTGATCATTTCAGCTCAAAATGATCCATTTTATACAGAAGAATGCCACCCTGTAAAAGAAGCTGAAGCTAATGAAAATGTGAAATTGATTCTTACAAAATATGGTGGGCACGTAGGTTTCCCGTTGTTTGGAGAAGATATTTATTGGCATGAGCAACAAATCCAACGTTTTTTACAACAGATTGGATAA
- a CDS encoding aspartate carbamoyltransferase catalytic subunit — protein MLSTRHLLGIKDLTEKDIHTIFETADSFKEVINRPIKKVPSLRDVTIANVFFENSTRTKLSFELAEKRLSADVINFSASGSSVKKGETLLDTVNNILSMKVDMIVMRHSFPGAPHFLSKHINANIVNAGDGTHEHPTQALLDTFSIRERLGDVAGKKVVIVGDILHSRVALSNIFALQKLGAEVMVCGPNTLIPKYIDQLGVKVENDIRKALKWCDVANILRIQMERQLVKNFPSTREYSMYYGVNKELIDSLDKEIVIMHPGPINRGVEITTDVADSEQAIILDQVENGVAVRMAVLYLLAGR, from the coding sequence ATGTTAAGCACTAGACACCTTCTTGGAATTAAAGATCTTACAGAAAAAGATATACACACTATTTTTGAGACAGCTGATTCTTTCAAAGAAGTGATTAATAGACCAATTAAAAAGGTTCCTTCTTTAAGAGATGTGACAATAGCTAATGTCTTTTTTGAAAATTCTACTCGTACAAAACTTTCATTTGAATTAGCAGAAAAAAGACTTTCGGCAGATGTAATTAACTTTTCTGCTTCGGGTAGTTCAGTGAAGAAAGGAGAAACATTATTAGATACAGTTAATAATATCCTATCTATGAAAGTAGATATGATTGTGATGCGTCACTCTTTCCCTGGAGCTCCACACTTCTTGTCTAAACACATTAATGCAAATATTGTAAATGCTGGCGATGGAACTCATGAACATCCAACACAAGCTCTTTTAGACACTTTTTCAATCAGAGAAAGATTGGGTGATGTTGCAGGGAAAAAAGTAGTTATCGTTGGAGATATTCTTCATTCACGAGTTGCTCTTTCAAATATCTTTGCGCTTCAAAAGTTAGGGGCGGAAGTGATGGTTTGTGGGCCCAATACTTTAATTCCAAAATATATCGATCAATTAGGAGTTAAAGTAGAAAATGACATTCGTAAGGCTCTTAAATGGTGTGATGTAGCAAATATTTTACGTATCCAAATGGAACGTCAGCTTGTGAAAAATTTCCCTTCTACAAGAGAATACTCGATGTATTATGGTGTAAATAAAGAGTTGATCGATTCTTTGGATAAGGAAATCGTGATCATGCACCCAGGTCCAATCAATAGAGGAGTGGAGATTACAACTGACGTGGCTGATAGTGAGCAAGCAATTATTCTAGATCAAGTAGAAAATGGAGTAGCAGTCCGTATGGCTGTACTTTACCTTCTTGCTGGTAGATAG
- the pyrR gene encoding bifunctional pyr operon transcriptional regulator/uracil phosphoribosyltransferase PyrR, with the protein MAKVKIMNEALLDITISRLCQQLIENHGDFKDSLILGLQPRGVLLADRIAKRIKELDGTDVSVGKLDITFHRDDFGRREAPLMPSKTEIPFLIEDKRVILVDDVLFTGRTVRAAMGAMLTFGRPKQVELLVLVDRKYSRDVPIEPTYIGKSVNSIQSQRVTVEWKETGAEEESVWLSLED; encoded by the coding sequence ATGGCGAAGGTCAAGATAATGAACGAAGCATTGCTAGACATAACTATCAGTCGTTTATGTCAGCAATTAATCGAAAATCACGGAGATTTTAAAGACTCCTTAATTCTAGGTCTTCAACCTAGAGGAGTACTTCTAGCAGATCGAATAGCAAAAAGAATTAAAGAATTGGATGGAACAGATGTGTCTGTTGGGAAACTTGATATTACATTCCATAGAGACGATTTTGGTAGAAGGGAAGCTCCATTGATGCCAAGTAAAACTGAGATCCCATTTCTTATCGAGGACAAAAGAGTAATCTTAGTTGATGATGTTCTTTTTACAGGTAGAACTGTTCGTGCTGCTATGGGTGCTATGTTGACCTTTGGTAGACCGAAACAAGTAGAATTGTTAGTATTGGTAGACCGAAAGTATAGTAGGGATGTACCTATCGAACCTACTTACATTGGTAAAAGCGTAAATTCAATCCAGTCTCAGCGAGTAACTGTAGAATGGAAAGAAACAGGAGCTGAAGAAGAGAGTGTTTGGCTTTCTTTAGAGGACTAA